In one window of Micromonospora cathayae DNA:
- a CDS encoding DUF6703 family protein → MQRTQPPLPARLARLNPTGVFLAVLALVLVGLLVPGVVGAVLLLALAAGLVALLRLTWPVQTPATRVIRLLMLTLLVAAALNKLF, encoded by the coding sequence ATGCAGCGTACGCAGCCTCCCCTGCCGGCCCGCCTCGCCCGGCTGAACCCGACCGGGGTGTTCCTGGCCGTGTTGGCCCTGGTGCTGGTGGGCCTGCTCGTGCCCGGTGTGGTCGGTGCGGTGCTGCTGCTGGCGCTGGCCGCCGGCTTGGTGGCGTTGCTGCGGTTGACCTGGCCGGTGCAGACCCCGGCGACCCGGGTGATCCGGCTGCTCATGCTCACCCTGCTCGTCGCCGCCGCCCTGAACAAACTGTTCTGA
- a CDS encoding Fur family transcriptional regulator produces the protein MSETGTAVRNTRQRTAVSALLAEVEGFHSAQDLHAMLRDRGERVGLTTVYRTLQGLADAGEIDVMRPPGGEHLYRRCSEGHHHHLVCRSCGRTVEVAGPAVETWADRVAAQHGFSDVSHTLEIFGSCPSCAVT, from the coding sequence GTGAGCGAGACCGGCACCGCCGTCCGCAACACCCGTCAGCGGACGGCGGTCAGCGCGCTGCTGGCCGAGGTGGAAGGCTTCCACAGCGCCCAGGACCTGCACGCGATGCTCCGGGACCGGGGCGAACGGGTCGGGCTGACCACCGTCTACCGGACCCTGCAGGGGCTGGCCGACGCGGGCGAGATCGACGTGATGCGCCCGCCGGGCGGCGAGCACCTCTACCGGCGGTGCAGCGAGGGTCACCACCACCACCTGGTCTGCCGTTCCTGCGGGCGGACCGTGGAGGTGGCCGGCCCGGCGGTGGAGACCTGGGCCGACCGGGTGGCCGCCCAGCACGGCTTCTCCGACGTCAGCCACACCCTGGAGATCTTCGGCAGCTGCCCGTCCTGCGCCGTCACCTGA
- a CDS encoding antibiotic biosynthesis monooxygenase family protein, translating into MLVTNRFVVDDDVATTFTERAHAALAALAARPGYRRGELVRALDDPRHWCLVTEWESVGAYRRALGGFDVKVSATPLLAESLDEPSAYETLASAAPGGELTISTSDRATAPYR; encoded by the coding sequence GTGCTCGTCACCAACCGGTTCGTGGTCGACGACGACGTCGCCACCACCTTCACCGAGCGGGCGCACGCCGCGCTCGCCGCGCTCGCCGCCCGTCCCGGCTACCGGCGTGGCGAACTGGTCCGGGCGCTCGACGACCCGCGTCACTGGTGCCTGGTGACCGAATGGGAGTCGGTCGGGGCGTACCGGCGGGCGCTGGGCGGGTTCGACGTCAAGGTCTCCGCCACCCCGTTGCTCGCCGAGTCGCTCGACGAGCCGTCGGCGTACGAGACGCTCGCCAGTGCCGCGCCGGGGGGCGAGCTGACGATCTCCACCAGTGACCGGGCCACTGCCCCGTACCGCTGA
- a CDS encoding DUF6328 family protein: MSRETEKQRWQRNFADLLQELRVAQTGVQILFAFLLTLPFSAGFTRTTAFQKDVYVVALLAAAAATAMIISPVAFHRALFRQGRKPELVRFAHRMASGGLTFMLIAMVSSVLLITDFILDRPIAFVLSALTGLWFLTFWAILPFSRRNWGEDDLDDEDDV; this comes from the coding sequence TTGTCCAGGGAAACCGAGAAGCAGCGTTGGCAGCGTAACTTCGCCGACCTGCTACAGGAGTTGCGGGTCGCCCAGACCGGCGTACAGATCCTCTTCGCGTTCCTGCTCACCCTGCCGTTCAGCGCAGGCTTCACCAGGACCACGGCGTTCCAGAAGGACGTCTACGTGGTGGCGCTGCTCGCCGCCGCCGCGGCCACCGCGATGATCATCTCACCGGTGGCGTTCCACCGGGCGCTGTTCCGGCAGGGGCGCAAACCGGAACTGGTCCGCTTCGCGCACCGGATGGCCAGCGGTGGCCTGACGTTCATGCTGATCGCGATGGTCAGCTCGGTGCTGCTGATCACCGACTTCATCCTGGACCGGCCGATCGCCTTCGTGCTCAGCGCGCTCACCGGGCTGTGGTTCCTCACCTTCTGGGCGATCCTGCCGTTCTCCCGGCGCAACTGGGGCGAGGACGACCTGGACGACGAGGACGACGTCTGA
- a CDS encoding metal ABC transporter ATP-binding protein, with amino-acid sequence MNAPVITVAHGVVGYDGRPVLRDVSLSVAAGEVVAVLGANGSGKSTLIRAVLGLVPLSAGQVTLFGTPQRRFRQWHRIGYVPQRLGAGSGVPATVAEVVASGRLARRGVLRPPGRADRAAVAEALRAVGLADRASDPVATLSGGQQQRTLIARALAGQPELLVLDEPTAGVDATSQQAFAGALRGFVGGGGTVLLVAHELGPLRPLINRAVVVHHGGIAHDGAVPEPAGHHAEPDHDHVHPHGPEEPAGLWSAP; translated from the coding sequence GTGAACGCCCCCGTCATCACCGTCGCGCACGGGGTGGTCGGCTACGACGGCCGCCCCGTGCTGCGGGACGTCTCACTGAGCGTGGCCGCCGGTGAGGTCGTCGCCGTGCTCGGGGCCAACGGCTCCGGCAAGTCCACGCTGATCCGCGCGGTGCTCGGGCTGGTGCCGCTCAGCGCCGGGCAGGTCACCCTCTTCGGCACCCCGCAGCGCCGCTTCCGGCAGTGGCACCGCATCGGGTACGTCCCGCAGCGGCTGGGCGCGGGCAGCGGCGTACCGGCCACGGTGGCCGAGGTGGTCGCCTCCGGGCGGCTGGCCCGGCGGGGCGTCCTGCGCCCACCGGGGCGGGCGGACCGGGCCGCGGTCGCCGAGGCGCTGCGCGCGGTCGGGCTCGCCGACCGGGCCAGCGACCCGGTCGCCACCCTCTCCGGCGGACAGCAGCAGCGCACCCTGATCGCGCGGGCGCTGGCCGGCCAGCCGGAACTGCTGGTACTCGACGAACCGACCGCCGGGGTGGACGCCACCAGCCAGCAGGCGTTCGCCGGGGCGCTGCGCGGGTTCGTCGGCGGCGGCGGGACGGTGCTGCTGGTCGCCCATGAGCTGGGACCGCTGCGCCCGTTGATCAACCGGGCGGTGGTGGTGCACCACGGCGGGATCGCGCACGACGGCGCGGTCCCGGAGCCGGCCGGCCACCACGCCGAGCCCGACCACGACCACGTGCACCCGCACGGTCCCGAGGAGCCCGCCGGGCTGTGGAGCGCGCCGTGA
- a CDS encoding glycine--tRNA ligase has protein sequence MPADRIDAVVSLAKRRGFVFPSSEIYGGTRSAWDYGPLGVELKENVRRQWWKTMVQQRDDVVGLDSAVILARDVWAASGHLDAFVDPLTECQSCHKRFRADHLEEAYEAKHGKPLTSLTELNCPNCGNKGTFTEPKMFNGLMKTYLGPVESEEGLHYLRPETAQGIFVNYNNVATSARKKPPFGIAQTGKSFRNEITPGNFIFRTREFEQMEMEFFVEPGTDEQWHEYWLGERWNWYRDLGLSEENMRFYEHPKEKLSHYSKRTVDIEYRFRFGGTEFAELEGVANRTDFDLTTHSKHSGVDLSYFDQEKGERWVPYVIEPAAGLTRAVLAFLLEAYDEDEAPNTKGGVDKRTVLRFDPRLAPVKVAVLPLSRNEALSPKAKGLAADLRKRWVVEFDDSQAIGRRYRRQDEIGTPYCVTVDFDTLEDDAVTVRDRDTMTQERVALGQVERYLIERLPGC, from the coding sequence ATGCCCGCCGACCGTATCGACGCCGTCGTCAGCCTCGCCAAGCGCCGGGGTTTCGTCTTCCCCTCCAGTGAGATCTACGGGGGCACCCGGTCGGCGTGGGACTACGGCCCGCTCGGCGTGGAGCTGAAGGAGAACGTCCGCCGGCAGTGGTGGAAGACCATGGTCCAGCAGCGTGACGACGTGGTCGGCCTCGACTCCGCGGTGATCCTGGCCCGGGACGTCTGGGCCGCCTCCGGCCACCTGGACGCCTTCGTCGACCCGCTGACCGAGTGCCAGTCCTGCCACAAGCGGTTCCGGGCCGACCACCTCGAGGAGGCGTACGAGGCCAAGCACGGCAAGCCGCTGACCTCGCTCACCGAGCTGAACTGCCCCAACTGCGGCAACAAGGGCACCTTCACCGAGCCGAAGATGTTCAACGGCCTGATGAAGACCTACCTCGGCCCGGTGGAGAGCGAGGAGGGCCTGCACTACCTGCGCCCGGAGACCGCCCAGGGCATCTTCGTCAACTACAACAACGTGGCGACCTCGGCCCGCAAGAAGCCGCCGTTCGGCATCGCGCAGACCGGCAAGTCGTTCCGTAACGAGATCACCCCGGGCAACTTCATCTTCCGGACCCGCGAGTTCGAGCAGATGGAGATGGAGTTCTTCGTCGAGCCGGGCACCGACGAGCAGTGGCACGAGTACTGGCTCGGCGAGCGCTGGAACTGGTACCGCGACCTCGGTCTCTCCGAGGAGAACATGCGCTTCTACGAGCACCCGAAGGAGAAGCTCTCGCACTACTCGAAGCGGACCGTCGACATCGAGTACCGGTTCCGCTTCGGTGGCACCGAGTTCGCCGAGCTGGAGGGCGTGGCGAACCGGACCGACTTCGACCTCACCACGCACTCGAAGCACTCGGGCGTCGACCTGTCCTACTTCGACCAGGAGAAGGGCGAGCGGTGGGTGCCGTACGTCATCGAGCCGGCCGCCGGCCTGACCCGCGCGGTGCTGGCCTTCCTGCTGGAGGCGTACGACGAGGACGAGGCCCCGAACACCAAGGGCGGCGTGGACAAGCGCACCGTGCTGCGCTTCGACCCGCGGCTGGCTCCGGTCAAGGTGGCCGTGCTGCCGCTGTCCCGTAACGAGGCGCTCTCCCCGAAGGCCAAGGGCCTCGCCGCCGACCTGCGCAAGCGCTGGGTGGTCGAGTTCGACGACTCGCAGGCGATCGGCCGCCGCTACCGCCGGCAGGACGAGATCGGCACCCCGTACTGCGTCACCGTCGACTTCGACACT
- a CDS encoding metal ABC transporter permease produces the protein MSLFQYDFMLRALVGALIIGLAAPALGIYLVQRRLALIGDGIGHVALTGVGAGLLFQTSPVLMAVVAAALGAVVIELVRERGRTSGDLALALLFYGGIAGGVMLVGLSDASSANLNAYLFGALTTTSRGDLVTIAVLGVAVLVTMLVLRPALFAVCHDEEYARVSGLPVRTLNLLLAVTTAVTVTIAMRAVGVLLISALMVVPVATAQQVTRGFRSTMAVAMGVGLLAAGSGVWVAAVADTAPGASVVVLAIASFLVVAVAAGAWRTLRRRHAPAAPAQPEPHEVVLS, from the coding sequence GTGAGCCTCTTCCAGTACGACTTCATGCTGCGCGCCCTGGTCGGCGCGCTGATCATCGGCCTGGCCGCGCCGGCGCTCGGGATCTACCTGGTGCAGCGGCGGCTGGCCCTGATCGGCGACGGGATCGGCCACGTGGCGCTGACCGGCGTCGGGGCCGGGCTGCTGTTCCAGACCTCGCCGGTGCTCATGGCGGTGGTCGCCGCCGCGCTCGGCGCGGTCGTCATCGAACTGGTCCGGGAGCGCGGACGTACCTCCGGCGACCTGGCCCTGGCGTTGCTGTTCTACGGCGGCATCGCCGGGGGCGTGATGCTGGTCGGGCTCTCCGACGCCAGCAGCGCCAACCTCAACGCGTACCTGTTCGGCGCGCTGACCACCACCTCGCGCGGCGACCTGGTGACCATCGCGGTGCTCGGGGTGGCGGTCCTGGTGACCATGCTCGTGCTCCGGCCGGCGCTCTTCGCGGTCTGCCACGACGAGGAGTACGCCCGGGTCTCCGGCCTGCCGGTGCGGACGCTGAACCTGCTGCTGGCGGTGACCACGGCGGTGACCGTGACCATCGCGATGCGCGCGGTGGGTGTGCTGCTGATCAGCGCGTTGATGGTCGTGCCGGTCGCCACCGCGCAGCAGGTGACCCGGGGGTTCCGCAGCACGATGGCGGTGGCGATGGGGGTCGGCCTGCTCGCCGCCGGGTCCGGGGTGTGGGTGGCGGCGGTCGCCGACACCGCCCCGGGCGCCTCCGTGGTGGTGCTCGCGATAGCCTCCTTCCTCGTCGTCGCGGTCGCCGCCGGTGCCTGGCGGACCCTGCGCCGACGGCACGCCCCGGCCGCTCCGGCGCAGCCAGAACCGCACGAGGTGGTGCTGAGTTGA
- a CDS encoding metal ABC transporter substrate-binding protein, whose product MNSRPTPRVLAATTTALLALAGVTACSSDDVAGADPQRVDVVAAFYPLQFVAERVGGDAVRVTNLAKPGAEPHDLELNPGQVGQVSEAELIVYLKGFQPAVDEAVEQNGGDRAFDVATVQPLLDAAAGGHDHDHEGEPGHSEEPANAEEKEHADEGGGKDPHVWLDPTRLATIGDKLAERLGTADPDRAADYASRAKALRTELEQLDGEYTAGLKTCQRREIVVSHTAFGYLTGRYQLEQIGISGLTPENEPSPQRLAEVAEEAREHRATTIFFETLVSPKVAETIAREVGAKTAVLDPIEGLSAENSSGDYFSVMRSNLESLRTALSCS is encoded by the coding sequence ATGAACAGCCGCCCGACTCCGCGTGTCCTGGCCGCCACCACCACCGCGCTGCTCGCGCTCGCCGGTGTCACGGCCTGCTCCTCCGACGACGTGGCCGGCGCCGATCCGCAGCGGGTCGACGTGGTGGCCGCCTTCTACCCACTCCAGTTCGTCGCCGAGCGGGTCGGCGGGGACGCGGTACGGGTCACCAACCTCGCCAAGCCGGGCGCGGAGCCGCACGACCTGGAGCTGAACCCGGGGCAGGTCGGCCAGGTCAGCGAGGCCGAGCTGATCGTGTACCTGAAGGGGTTCCAGCCGGCCGTGGACGAGGCGGTCGAGCAGAACGGCGGCGACCGGGCGTTCGACGTGGCGACCGTGCAGCCGCTGCTCGACGCCGCCGCCGGCGGGCACGACCACGACCACGAGGGTGAGCCCGGCCACAGCGAGGAGCCGGCGAACGCCGAGGAGAAGGAGCACGCCGACGAGGGTGGCGGCAAGGACCCACACGTCTGGCTCGACCCGACGCGGCTGGCCACCATCGGTGACAAGCTCGCCGAACGGCTCGGCACGGCCGACCCGGACCGGGCCGCCGACTACGCCAGCCGGGCGAAGGCGCTGCGCACCGAACTGGAGCAGCTCGACGGCGAGTACACCGCCGGCCTGAAGACCTGCCAGCGCCGGGAGATCGTGGTCAGCCACACCGCGTTCGGGTACCTGACCGGGCGCTACCAGCTCGAACAGATCGGCATCTCCGGGCTGACCCCGGAGAACGAGCCGTCGCCGCAGCGGCTGGCCGAGGTCGCCGAGGAGGCCCGGGAACACCGGGCCACCACGATCTTCTTCGAGACGCTGGTCAGCCCGAAGGTCGCCGAGACCATCGCCCGGGAGGTCGGCGCGAAGACGGCGGTGCTCGATCCGATCGAGGGCCTCTCGGCGGAGAACTCCTCGGGGGACTATTTTTCGGTGATGCGCAGCAATCTGGAAAGCCTGCGGACGGCGTTGAGCTGTTCGTGA
- a CDS encoding ArsR/SmtB family transcription factor has protein sequence MTSSNGYDAYEGAGDLLRALSAPIRLAIVSELAQGERCVHELVEKLGAPQPLVSQHLRVLRGAGVVRGSRRGREIAYTLVDEHVAHIVADAVSHAGEGT, from the coding sequence GTGACCAGCAGCAACGGCTACGACGCGTACGAGGGCGCGGGGGACCTGCTGCGCGCCCTGTCCGCGCCGATCCGGCTGGCCATCGTCAGCGAGCTCGCCCAGGGTGAACGCTGCGTCCACGAACTGGTGGAGAAGCTCGGCGCACCGCAGCCGCTGGTCTCCCAGCACCTCCGGGTGCTACGCGGAGCCGGTGTGGTGCGGGGCTCCCGGCGGGGCCGGGAGATCGCCTACACCCTGGTCGACGAGCACGTCGCGCACATCGTGGCGGACGCGGTCAGCCACGCCGGGGAGGGAACATGA
- a CDS encoding acyl-CoA dehydrogenase family protein: MTVTENDRPASDGPAVPGPPSRQADGAGPLPGKADRPGSPAGRGDGVGPTSGKADGTGPLPGEAGQVTEKEARQVAEAARESAWDRPSFGKELFLGRFRLDLVAPWPRTDPADDARAEEFLGTLRAYLDSEVDGAAIERTASIPDEVFHGLARIGAFGMKIDPAYGGLGLSNLHYCRALMLAGSVSPALGALLSAHQSIGVPQPLKMFGTPEQQQRFLPRLAAGEVSAFLLTEPDVGSDPARLATTAEPTADGTGYRLNGVKLWATNGTIATLLVVMARVPAGEGRRGGITAFVVDGDADGITVERRNSFVGLRGLENSLTRFHDVFVPNENVIGGEGRGLKIALSTLNTGRLSLPAMCVGAGKWSLNVAREWAADRVQWGRPVAEHEAVAQKLSFIAATTYGMEAMLDLSCLLADDDRNDVRIEAALVKLYASEMAWRVADELVQIRGGRGYETADSLAARGERPAAVEQMLRDLRINRIFEGSTEIMHLLIAREAVDAHLSVAGDIIDPDAGLGRKARAGARAGAFYARWLPTLAVGRGQTPGAYAEYGPLAGHLRHVERTSRKLARSTFYAMSRWQGKMERKQAFLGRIVDIGAELFAMSAACVRAHAERDTRPEGRELADLFCRQARLRIEQLFTGLWSNTDPLDVVAAQRIVAGRYAFVEEGVVTPPDDLPWVARWTPGPSTAPDVRRRIPPR; encoded by the coding sequence TTGACAGTCACCGAGAACGACCGACCCGCATCCGACGGCCCGGCCGTGCCCGGACCACCGTCCCGGCAGGCGGACGGGGCCGGGCCGTTGCCCGGGAAGGCGGACCGGCCCGGCTCACCCGCCGGCCGGGGCGACGGGGTCGGGCCGACGTCCGGGAAGGCGGACGGGACCGGGCCGTTGCCCGGGGAGGCGGGCCAGGTCACCGAGAAGGAGGCGCGGCAGGTCGCCGAGGCGGCCCGCGAGTCGGCCTGGGACCGGCCCAGCTTCGGCAAGGAACTCTTCCTCGGCCGGTTCCGGCTGGACCTGGTCGCCCCCTGGCCGCGTACCGACCCGGCCGACGACGCCCGCGCCGAGGAGTTCCTCGGCACCCTGCGCGCGTACCTCGACTCCGAGGTGGACGGTGCGGCGATCGAGCGGACCGCCTCCATCCCGGACGAGGTGTTCCACGGGCTGGCCCGGATCGGCGCGTTCGGCATGAAGATCGACCCGGCGTACGGCGGGCTCGGCCTGAGCAACCTGCACTACTGTCGGGCGTTGATGCTGGCCGGCTCGGTCAGCCCGGCGCTGGGCGCGCTGCTCAGCGCCCACCAGTCCATCGGCGTGCCGCAGCCGCTGAAGATGTTCGGCACACCCGAACAGCAGCAACGCTTCCTGCCCCGGCTGGCCGCCGGTGAGGTCTCCGCGTTCCTGCTCACCGAGCCGGACGTGGGCTCCGACCCGGCCCGGCTGGCGACCACCGCCGAACCGACCGCCGACGGCACCGGGTACCGGCTCAACGGGGTGAAGCTCTGGGCCACCAACGGCACCATCGCCACCCTGCTGGTGGTGATGGCCCGGGTGCCGGCCGGCGAGGGGCGGCGCGGCGGCATCACCGCCTTCGTGGTGGACGGCGACGCCGACGGCATCACCGTGGAGCGGCGCAACAGCTTCGTCGGGCTGCGTGGCCTGGAGAACAGCCTCACCCGTTTCCACGACGTCTTCGTCCCGAACGAGAACGTGATCGGCGGCGAGGGACGCGGCCTGAAGATCGCCCTGAGCACCCTGAACACCGGCCGGCTCTCGCTGCCGGCGATGTGCGTCGGGGCCGGCAAGTGGTCGCTGAACGTGGCCCGGGAGTGGGCCGCCGACCGGGTGCAGTGGGGCCGGCCGGTCGCCGAGCACGAGGCGGTCGCCCAGAAGCTGTCCTTCATCGCCGCCACCACGTACGGCATGGAGGCCATGCTGGACCTGTCCTGCCTGCTCGCCGACGACGACCGCAACGACGTCCGGATCGAGGCCGCCCTGGTCAAGCTGTACGCCAGCGAGATGGCCTGGCGGGTCGCCGACGAGCTGGTGCAGATCCGGGGCGGGCGCGGCTACGAGACCGCCGACTCGCTCGCCGCCCGGGGCGAACGCCCGGCCGCCGTCGAGCAGATGCTCCGGGACCTGCGGATCAACCGGATCTTCGAGGGCTCCACCGAGATCATGCACCTGCTGATCGCCCGGGAGGCGGTCGACGCCCACCTCTCCGTCGCCGGTGACATCATCGACCCGGACGCCGGGCTCGGCCGCAAGGCGCGCGCCGGGGCCCGCGCGGGCGCCTTCTACGCCCGCTGGCTGCCCACCCTGGCGGTCGGCCGGGGCCAGACCCCCGGGGCGTACGCCGAGTACGGCCCGCTCGCCGGCCACCTGCGGCACGTCGAACGCACCTCCCGCAAGCTGGCCCGGTCCACGTTCTACGCGATGTCCCGCTGGCAGGGAAAGATGGAACGCAAGCAGGCGTTCCTCGGGCGGATCGTGGACATCGGCGCGGAACTGTTCGCGATGTCCGCGGCGTGCGTACGGGCCCACGCCGAGCGGGACACCCGTCCGGAGGGCCGGGAACTGGCCGACCTGTTCTGCCGGCAGGCCCGGCTGCGGATCGAGCAGCTCTTCACCGGCCTCTGGTCGAACACCGACCCGCTGGACGTGGTGGCCGCGCAGCGCATCGTCGCCGGCCGGTACGCCTTCGTGGAGGAGGGTGTGGTCACCCCGCCGGACGACCTGCCCTGGGTGGCCCGGTGGACGCCCGGCCCGTCGACCGCGCCGGACGTCCGCCGCCGGATCCCGCCCCGCTGA